Proteins from a single region of candidate division WOR-3 bacterium:
- a CDS encoding periplasmic heavy metal sensor translates to MKHSALVALMIAAVAGFALAQPGPAPADKSQVPMTCGMNCKQGMPGMKEMQGMMHGAAMPDMTPEQMEKMDALRTAQVKAMVPLRADLKVKEIELDALWRADEPDAKKIIAKVREIGDIREKMEVARINHQFDIRKLMTPEQRKAMNKMDVGPGMMGKGKRCGMRGMMRGPMGGEGCGMQGGSQCGGPQGPMGQGGQPGCKMQ, encoded by the coding sequence ATGAAGCACAGTGCACTTGTAGCACTGATGATAGCAGCCGTTGCCGGGTTCGCCCTCGCGCAGCCCGGCCCGGCGCCGGCTGACAAGTCGCAGGTGCCCATGACTTGCGGTATGAACTGCAAGCAGGGCATGCCGGGGATGAAAGAGATGCAAGGTATGATGCACGGCGCGGCGATGCCGGACATGACGCCTGAGCAGATGGAGAAGATGGACGCTCTGCGCACAGCGCAGGTCAAGGCGATGGTGCCGCTGCGCGCCGACCTGAAGGTCAAGGAGATCGAACTCGACGCACTCTGGCGCGCCGACGAACCTGATGCGAAGAAGATCATCGCCAAGGTCAGGGAGATCGGCGACATTCGAGAGAAGATGGAAGTCGCCCGCATCAACCATCAGTTTGACATCCGCAAGCTCATGACCCCCGAGCAGCGCAAGGCCATGAATAAGATGGACGTGGGTCCGGGTATGATGGGCAAAGGCAAGCGGTGCGGCATGCGTGGAATGATGCGTGGCCCGATGGGCGGCGAGGGTTGTGGAATGCAGGGCGGAAGCCAATGCGGCGGGCCGCAGGGGCCGATGGGCCAGGGTGGTCAGCCGGGCTGCAAGATGCAGTAG
- a CDS encoding redoxin domain-containing protein, with amino-acid sequence MRLKACLALLAVLALAPPAAFAKLYVGDAAPDFTLPDSASTMHSLSDFRGQVVAVLGWTNG; translated from the coding sequence ATGAGACTGAAAGCCTGTCTTGCCCTGTTGGCGGTGCTGGCTTTGGCCCCGCCCGCCGCGTTCGCCAAGCTCTACGTTGGCGACGCCGCTCCTGACTTCACCCTGCCGGACTCCGCCTCGACAATGCACAGCCTGTCCGATTTCCGCGGGCAGGTTGTCGCGGTCCTCGGCTGGACCAACGGCTGA
- a CDS encoding sigma-70 family RNA polymerase sigma factor: protein MSDPEVPVSDDADLVRRAQAGDLGAFEELVRRHQRGLFSYLYRMCRNTSDAEEMAQAAMVKAWEKLGSFRGASSFKTWLYRIGTNLCFNLRTRRKPTEELDETMGAPDAERPEAAFRQKVREERVRAALACLPEDQRAALVLSVYQDMSYKEIAETIGKTVRAVDSLLFRAKSNVRKALAEDRAKGVI, encoded by the coding sequence ATGAGCGACCCCGAAGTCCCGGTCAGCGACGACGCCGACCTTGTGCGCAGAGCGCAGGCCGGGGACCTCGGTGCGTTCGAGGAACTGGTGCGGCGGCACCAGCGCGGTCTCTTCTCCTACCTCTACCGGATGTGCCGGAACACAAGCGACGCGGAGGAGATGGCCCAGGCCGCAATGGTAAAGGCCTGGGAGAAACTGGGAAGCTTCCGCGGGGCATCGAGCTTCAAGACCTGGCTCTACCGCATCGGCACCAACCTCTGCTTCAATCTGCGCACCCGGAGGAAGCCGACCGAGGAACTGGACGAGACTATGGGCGCGCCAGACGCCGAGCGGCCCGAAGCCGCGTTCCGGCAGAAGGTGCGCGAAGAGAGGGTGCGGGCGGCGCTGGCCTGCCTGCCCGAAGACCAGCGGGCCGCCCTCGTGCTCTCGGTCTACCAGGACATGAGCTACAAAGAGATCGCCGAGACTATCGGCAAGACGGTGCGGGCGGTCGATTCGCTGCTGTTCCGCGCCAAGTCGAACGTGCGCAAGGCGTTAGCCGAAGACCGGGCGAAAGGCGTCATCTGA
- a CDS encoding methyltransferase domain-containing protein, with amino-acid sequence MNTLIAIRPYLLLAFFVAVIWLATRVLRRAMLGRVGELGKLVLLAAIVGGYALTALLMAMGTPPPWMPLLMVFLGPRPTVIIVIASAFLVWLILREIPFPMPHWAGFLVDGPWRKLLMPADVTLSRLALGPGMRVVEVGCGTGHLSVDVARRIEPGGFLFCVDIQPQMVEKTLKRLEAHGLRHVQGFVAPANKLPFDIFDIDLVFFAHVLGEIPDRLPALREALRVLRPGAV; translated from the coding sequence GTGAACACGCTGATTGCCATCAGGCCATACCTCCTGCTGGCGTTCTTCGTGGCGGTCATCTGGCTCGCGACTCGCGTTCTGCGCCGGGCAATGCTCGGCCGTGTCGGCGAACTCGGCAAGCTTGTGTTGCTTGCCGCCATTGTCGGCGGCTACGCGCTCACTGCTCTCCTCATGGCCATGGGCACGCCGCCGCCATGGATGCCTCTCCTTATGGTCTTCTTGGGACCGAGGCCGACGGTGATCATTGTCATCGCGTCGGCATTCTTGGTCTGGCTGATTCTCCGCGAGATACCGTTCCCGATGCCGCACTGGGCCGGGTTTCTGGTCGACGGCCCCTGGCGCAAGCTCCTAATGCCCGCGGACGTCACCCTGAGTCGTTTGGCGCTCGGGCCCGGCATGCGCGTGGTCGAAGTCGGGTGCGGGACCGGGCACCTTTCTGTCGATGTCGCGCGCCGTATCGAGCCGGGCGGGTTTCTCTTCTGCGTTGACATCCAGCCGCAGATGGTCGAGAAGACGCTGAAACGGCTTGAAGCTCACGGGCTTCGCCACGTGCAGGGGTTCGTCGCGCCGGCGAACAAGCTGCCTTTTGACATCTTCGACATTGACCTCGTGTTCTTTGCCCACGTGCTCGGCGAGATCCCGGACCGGTTGCCGGCCCTGCGTGAGGCGCTGCGGGTTCTCCGGCCCGGAGCGGTGC
- a CDS encoding endonuclease III — protein MDAPVKLMPQRTPFRILVSAVLSTRTQDPVTAAAADRLFQVAPDPRALARLSAARIQKLIYPVGFYRTKAKLLPVLSRMLTERWHGQVPRTLAELLELPGVGRKVANIVLSQGFGLPAIAVDTHVQRLSNRLDLVRTSRPVDTERRLMEILPRRAWKDWNRLLVALGQTICRPRQPLCSSCPLSRLCPRRGVIQSSRSQKPKARG, from the coding sequence ATGGACGCACCGGTGAAGCTGATGCCGCAGAGGACGCCGTTCCGGATTCTCGTCTCCGCAGTCCTGTCCACCCGCACCCAGGACCCGGTCACTGCCGCGGCCGCTGACCGCCTGTTCCAGGTCGCCCCTGACCCGCGCGCCTTGGCCCGTTTGAGTGCGGCCCGGATTCAGAAGCTCATCTACCCGGTCGGGTTCTATCGCACCAAGGCGAAGCTGCTGCCGGTGCTCTCCCGCATGCTCACCGAACGCTGGCACGGGCAAGTCCCGCGGACGCTGGCGGAGTTGCTGGAACTCCCGGGCGTCGGTCGCAAGGTGGCGAATATCGTCCTGAGCCAGGGATTCGGCCTGCCGGCAATCGCCGTGGACACTCACGTCCAGCGCCTGTCGAATCGACTCGACCTGGTGCGGACATCTCGGCCGGTTGACACGGAACGGAGACTGATGGAGATTCTGCCCCGCCGCGCCTGGAAGGACTGGAACCGGCTGCTGGTGGCGCTCGGACAGACTATCTGCCGGCCCCGCCAACCGCTCTGCTCATCCTGCCCGCTAAGCCGGCTCTGCCCGAGGCGCGGAGTGATACAGAGCAGTCGAAGTCAGAAGCCAAAGGCTAGAGGCTAG
- the fusA gene encoding elongation factor G (EF-G; promotes GTP-dependent translocation of the ribosome during translation; many organisms have multiple copies of this gene) yields RDVERKWKQNLLEKVAEVDDKLLEKFLQDQPIGKVELSAAIRGATLKHLVCPVICGSAFKNKGVQRLLDAVVSYLPSPIDLLPTVGTHPGGEEVLRVPWDEGRLAALAFKVVSDKHVGKLVYVRVYSGTLKAGSYVYNPTQEKDQRVGRLLRMHANRQEQVEALYSGEIGAVVGLSDTVTGDTVCIREAPIVLMAIEFPSPVLSVAVSVKDRNDRERLSTGLNRLAEEDPTFIVTTDAETEETILSGMGELHLEILVDRLRREFGVVADTGAPQVAYRETITSRADVNEKYVKQTGGRGQYAHVVMRLEPLKPGEGFEFVNKVVSGRVPKEYIPAVEKGVVDVLKKGAYAGFPIVDIRVTLLDGSYHEVDSSDIAFRTCAARAFRRAFKSGSPQLLEPLMSVSVVTPEDFAGAIMGSLCNRRGLISGMDMQGNAKVIKAMVPLATMFGYATDVRNMSQGKASFTMHFEHYEAVPFSVVEEILAKKVTKDAEEAE; encoded by the coding sequence TGCGCGACGTCGAGCGGAAGTGGAAGCAGAACCTACTGGAGAAGGTGGCCGAGGTAGACGACAAGCTGCTGGAGAAGTTCCTGCAGGACCAGCCCATCGGCAAGGTTGAACTGTCCGCCGCCATCCGCGGCGCGACGCTGAAGCATCTGGTCTGCCCGGTCATCTGCGGCAGCGCGTTCAAGAACAAGGGTGTCCAGCGGCTGCTCGATGCGGTCGTGTCGTACCTGCCGAGCCCGATCGACCTGCTTCCGACGGTCGGCACCCATCCGGGCGGCGAAGAGGTCTTGCGGGTGCCCTGGGATGAAGGGCGACTGGCAGCGCTCGCGTTCAAGGTCGTGTCCGACAAGCACGTGGGCAAGCTGGTCTATGTCCGGGTCTACTCGGGTACGCTGAAGGCGGGGAGCTACGTCTACAATCCAACCCAGGAGAAGGACCAGCGGGTCGGCCGTCTGCTCCGGATGCACGCGAACCGGCAGGAGCAGGTGGAAGCGCTCTATTCCGGCGAAATCGGCGCGGTGGTCGGCTTGTCCGACACGGTGACCGGCGATACGGTCTGCATCCGCGAAGCGCCCATCGTGCTGATGGCGATCGAGTTCCCGTCGCCGGTGCTTTCGGTGGCCGTCAGCGTGAAAGACCGGAATGACCGCGAACGCCTGTCGACGGGCCTCAACCGTCTGGCCGAGGAAGACCCGACCTTCATCGTAACGACCGACGCCGAGACCGAGGAGACTATCCTGTCCGGGATGGGCGAGTTGCACCTCGAGATCCTGGTGGACCGCTTGCGCCGTGAGTTCGGGGTGGTCGCGGACACCGGCGCGCCGCAGGTGGCCTACCGCGAGACGATCACGAGCCGGGCTGACGTGAATGAGAAGTACGTGAAACAGACCGGCGGCCGCGGCCAGTACGCGCACGTGGTGATGCGGCTGGAGCCGCTGAAGCCGGGCGAGGGTTTCGAGTTCGTGAACAAGGTGGTAAGTGGCCGCGTGCCCAAGGAGTATATCCCGGCGGTCGAGAAGGGCGTCGTCGATGTCCTGAAGAAGGGCGCCTACGCCGGCTTCCCGATCGTGGACATCCGGGTGACCCTGCTTGACGGTTCGTACCATGAGGTCGACTCGTCCGACATCGCCTTCCGCACCTGCGCCGCCCGCGCGTTCCGCCGGGCGTTCAAGTCGGGCAGTCCGCAACTGCTCGAGCCGCTGATGAGCGTAAGCGTGGTCACGCCCGAGGATTTTGCCGGCGCGATCATGGGGTCGCTCTGCAACCGCCGCGGGCTGATATCCGGGATGGACATGCAGGGCAACGCCAAGGTCATCAAGGCGATGGTGCCACTGGCGACGATGTTCGGCTACGCGACCGACGTCCGGAACATGAGCCAGGGCAAGGCGAGCTTCACCATGCACTTCGAGCACTACGAGGCGGTTCCCTTCTCCGTCGTCGAGGAAATCCTGGCCAAGAAGGTGACGAAGGACGCCGAAGAAGCGGAATAG